A genomic window from Xyrauchen texanus isolate HMW12.3.18 chromosome 15, RBS_HiC_50CHRs, whole genome shotgun sequence includes:
- the mecr gene encoding enoyl-[acyl-carrier-protein] reductase, mitochondrial — MKLSRVARVLLRGHYVYRSPGLLSCSDRVRYGPVVLKNNFSVSAVKHSTALYYRNHGDPSQVIQLKSLDLPHLSSECVLVKMLAAPINPSDVNMIQGTYAILPDLPAVGGNEGVGQVMEVGNKVKILKVGDWVIPRDAGLGTWRTAAVLKADDLVTLPKDIPLLSAATLGVNPCTALRMLSDFEELKPGDTVIQNAANSGVGQAVIQIAAAKGINTINVIRDRPELQQLSDRLRALGATHVITEESLRRPEMKALFKSCPRPKLALNGVGGKSATELLRQLQSGGSMVTYGGMAKQPVTVPVSALIFKDVKIRGFWVTQWKRDNRHDEDALRNMLDELCILIRAGKLSAPACTEVNLQDFQNALENAMKPYVSIKQVFVM, encoded by the exons ATGAAGCTATCGCGAGTCGCACGGGTTTTGTTAAGGGGACATTACGTTTACCGGAGCCCGGGCTTACTGTCATGTAGTGACCGGGTCAGATATGGACCTGTCGTCTTAAAAAACAACTTCTCTGTGTCTGCAGTCAAACACAGCACCGCACTTTATTACAGAAACCACGGGGACCCATCACAAGTTATTCA GTTGAAGTCATTGGACCTGCCTCATCTAAGTTCTGAATGCGTCCTGGTGAAAATGCTGGCAGCTCCCATCAACCCTTCTGATGTAAACATGATTCAAG GCACATATGCCATCCTACCTGACCTCCCTGCGGTGGGTGGCAATGAGGGGGTGGGTCAGGTCATGGAGGTGGGCAACAAGGTGAAAATACTCAAGGTGGGCGACTGGGTGATTCCAAGAGACGCTGGCCTAG GCACATGGAGAACAGCCGCTGTGTTGAAGGCGGATGATCTAGTGACATTACCTAAAGACATTCCTCTACTATCTGCAGCCACTTTGGGAGTGAACCCCTGTACGGCTCTGAGAATGCTCTCAGACTTTGAGGAGCTCAAACCAG GAGACACAGTCATCCAGAATGCAGCTAACAGTGGTGTTGGACAGGCTGTTATTCAGATTGCTGCTGCtaagggaattaataccatcaatGTCATTAGAGACAG GCCTGAGCTGCAGCAGCTGTCTGACAGATTGAGAGCACTGGGTGCCACACATGTCATTACAGAAGAATCACTAAGACGTCCAGAAATGAAGGCGCTCTTTAAG TCATGTCCTCGGCCTAAACTGGCACTGAATGGAGTGGGAGGAAAGAGCGCAACTGAGCTATTACGTCAATTACA AAGTGGAGGTAGTATGGTGACGTATGGAGGAATGGCCAAACAACCAGTCACTGTTCCTGTG aGTGCGCTTATCTTTAAAGATGTGAAAATAAGAGGCTTCTGGGTGACCCAGTGGAAGAGGGACAACAGACATG ATGAAGATGCTTTACGAAACATGCTGGATGAGCTCTGCATCCTTATTCGTGCTGGGAAACTATCAGCTCCAGCTTGCACTGAAGTGAACCTTCAAGACTTCCAAAACGCCCTGGAAAACGCCATGAAGCCATACGTTTCCATCAAACAAGTTTTTGTCATGTGA
- the smpdl3b gene encoding acid sphingomyelinase-like phosphodiesterase 3b — protein sequence MPPEQSNIYEHTANLWQDWLDPTSKESFKIAGYYTEKLLNQTGFRVVVLNTNLYYDQNKLTENIKDPADQFNWADKVLRDAAKNNEKVYLIGHVPPGFFEKKRQKPWFRQEFNKRYIDLIKKHHDVILGQFFGHHHTDSFRLFYSSNGSPISAMFLTPGVTPWKTTLPGVMDGANNPGIRVFEYDTKTLLVKDVVTYYLNLTYANIARARWEKEYRLTEAFHVPDASPASMHRVLEQISKEKCYLQKYYEYNSVSYDLTDCNADCRIDHVCSVREVDFDDYERCVLKEGATSTGPVLFTLFLSLTQSLLWMN from the exons ATGCCACCTGAACAAAGCAACATTTATGAGCATACCGCAAACCTGTGGCAAGACTGGCTAGATCCTACTTCTAAAGAATCCTTTAAAATAG CTGGATATTACACAGAGAAGTTGCTGAATCAAACTGGCTTCAGAGTTGTGGTCCTAAATACTAATCTCTATTACGATCAGAACAAACTCACTGAAAACATCAAAGACCCTGCAGACCAGTTCAACTGGGCGGATAAAGTGCTTCGCGACGCAGCCAAGAATAATGAAAAG GTTTACCTCATTGGTCACGTCCCTCCTGGTTTCTTTGAGAAGAAGCGACAAAAGCCCTGGTTCAGACAAGAGTTCAATAAGCGCTATATAGACCTTATAAAGAAGCACCATGATGTTATATTGGGCCAGTTCTTCGGTCATCACCACACTGACAGCTTCCGCTTGTTCTACAGTTCAAATG GATCTCCAATAAGTGCAATGTTCCTGACTCCTGGAGTTACACCCTGGAAAACAACACTGCCTGGTGTCATGGATGGTGCAAATAATCCTGGCATTAGGGTCTTTGAGTATGACACCAAAACACTTTTGGTCAAG GATGTGGTAACCTACTACTTGAACTTGACTTACGCAAACATCGCACGTGCGCGTTGGGAGAAGGAGTATCGGCTGACAGAGGCATTTCATGTGCCCGATGCCTCCCCTGCCTCCATGCATCGTGTGCTGGAGCAAATATCAAAAGAGAAGTGTTACCTACAGAAGTACTATGAATACAACTCCGTCAGTTACGACCTCACAGACTGCAACGCTGACTGCCGTATTGATCATGTGTGCTCAGTTCGGGAAGTTGACTTTGACGACTATGAGCGCTGCGTGCTGAAGGAGGGAGCGACCTCTACTGGCCCAGTGCTATTTACTCTGTTTCTGTCATTGACGCAAAGTCTTTTGTGGATGAACTAA
- the LOC127655558 gene encoding fasciculation and elongation protein zeta-2-like — protein sequence MEGISSAIQNGFRHTFGHVGGEKQYVTTVIPYERKDGPPSVQDLQIFTKILKAMRDDSDKVPSLLTDYILKVLCPT from the exons ATGGAGGGCATCTCTTCTGCCATTCAGAATGGGTTTCGGCACACTTTTGGGCATGTGGGCGGGGAAAAGCAG TATGTAACAACAGTGATCCCTTATGAGAGGAAAGATGGGCCGCCATCTGTCCAAGACCTGCAGATTTTTACCAAAA TTTTAAAAGCCATGAGAGATGACAGTGACAAGGTACCAAGTCTCCTCACAGACTACATTCTCAAAG TACTGTGTCCCACCTAG